The sequence ataatagGTGAATTTTCTCAGGAGAGATAAAGCCAATAAGAAACGCACCCGTTATTATAAtaccgttataaatagaaagatttttcttttgaaattctacttgctattttcttaataaatagaaacgtacagcaagatacaacaaaaatggaaaatttagaacgttCACTTGTGGCCCTAAGAATCTTTGCTGCCTAAGACtcataaaatgcaaaatgctagagaaaaataaagaaaattaaagaaaaaacaaaagaagataGATACGTCGCTACattgaacacgaatataaacattaaatatgaGACATTGAATAATGAGTATGATCACTCGTTTTAGCAATTTCAGGATTGTTAGTAACAAATCAGAGGCATCGAcaattttaatggttttactttgtcgatactttttttcgcatttgacaaacgacaacgtttctttcaatatttttcaagatttaattgcttttcatgCAAAGTGTATTGCTTTAAGTAATAGCttcaatcttcgtttttattatcatctagtgcatacgcaattaacaattttactggcaaactaaatatatggtatatcgtTGGCAAACGTAAGGAACATTTGCGAAAAGTGACAAGTGATGTGCtttgatagataaaatataatataagataatgctacggcgtcttattattcgcatcgcgagagaactttatctgaaaattaatttataaaacgttagaaacggttaaattttcctgcagaaagcctgatgtttcacatattgaaaaaattgtgtacttatttgtaaaaataattttattattttatatacaggtAATGATAATACAGGACGGTACATAAGGAGCGGTACGGTAAGGGGTGGAGCATCAGTGAAATTTGATTGGTCGACAACTTGCGCACTCGGCACAGTGCCTTATGGTGGGATGAAGGAGTAATGTGGTAGggatagtaatataaaatagacacGCACTAGCAGCAAGGATTCAAAGTTTTAGGATTCAAATTTCagtattactgtaagagtgGAATAGTTTGTGTGATTGGTTCGTACGATAGTGCAGTTTTagtaaatttaacaatataaaatatacaagtacAGGATATTAAATCTTTGTGAAGATTCCATTTGAAGAGTTGGTGAGCTGTTGTAGCGATACCTAAACATCTCATATTCGTAAGTTTtgtctgtaatatatttctgtttgatcaactgtacacgtataatatttctcgaaaataaattaactaaaaacgttttaccatttgtaagtcaaaatatcgtagcgaaagaatttatgtagATTGTACAGAAAGTTTCGGGATCCTTCAAACGcttcaaatatcaattaaaatcgctgtaattcttcaaagacaatttttaacttttgcgCTAAAACACACGGAACTGAGATTACTTCGATAATATCGGCTTGTTACAATTACtaggtattttaatttctttctttttcggtttttttttttccccctttaAATAGGTGTGAAAACTCTACAAGTGACAATAAGGACAAGATGTTGCATATATCTAACATCCAACCTGTGCTACCACAATACGAAGAATCTCCAGAACACGAAGAATCGTCAGACGATTCAATTTCGTCTGATGTGATTCAGATACCGATACCGGCATATACCAATCGTTGGCACCGGTACCGACACCGGTACCGGATGCCGGAACCAATGATTAATCCAGTGTCGTCGGTTCCATCGACGTCGCGTGGCATTCGAAAACATCATGgtgattttcgttttgaagcaGCAAGACTTTGGAGTTTTCGAAACTGGCTTGTACCTCTCGTTGACCCTGCCAGTCTTGCAGCAGCAGGATTCTATTATACAGGCAAAATGGATAGAGTCAAATGTTTTGTGTGTCGAGTGGTGGTAAGTCACTGGTTAGAGGGTCGTACTCCCATGCAAGTTCACGAGATATGGTCTCCAGAGTGCAGATTTGTCCGCAATGAAGATTGCGGTAATGTGCCAATTGGTACACACCCTGATGAAATTCAACCGACAgaacgaagaaatggaaatatattatgtcGTTACGGTTTAGAATATTCGCAGTcctttgattttaatgaccATCGATTTGTAACAGATGCAGAAGACCCGACGGCATATGATCTTAGCCGTTTGGGACtaaaaaaagttaagaaaCCAAAACATTTGGATTATATTACTTACCAATCCCGATTAAATTCATTCTCAACATTTACTGATACATCTATGAATAAAGAACTATTAGCCGATGCAGGCTTTTACTATAACGAAAGAGATCGTATGTCTATCTGTTATCATTGTGGACTTGGTGTAGTAAGTTGGAGTCCAGGAGAAAATCCATGGGATAGACATGCAATTTGGTCTTCAAGCTGTTGTTACTTGATAACAGTTCGTGGCCACCAGTTTGTTAATGATCTAAGACAGCAAAACATCTACGAAAATTATGAAGAagtaagtagaaagaaaagaaacttacaccatgaaccatatgtataattaataattccaatatatacttatgtacattacatttatttcaggAACCAATTGTTGATGACGATACGAGATCCGATAGTGAAGAGGAAACTAACGAGATGACTCTCGTTGAGAAAtttggtaagtaataaaaataaaatcacaaattctttaatttgtgtgaaaactgtacacgtataataaattttattatatattatatttaaatatactgtttactattttagctgctctggagcaaaaaaataaaaaattgaaagatactcgatcgtgtaaagtttgcacggaacgagatggaacaattatattcctaccctgtggACATTTAGTAACATGCTGGTATTGCTCGCGTGCTTTTGCACGATGCATAATTtgcaaaacagaaattaaagccCTAACTCACATATATTTGCCATAATACATgcacatctatatatataattatgtacatatataaattagcatGTTCATATCTCTAATATgaacatattttatagttgttatcaaattaaaatgtgttataatatgcaaatagaaacaataatgttaataaagttaactttttttttttgtttttagtaatctaactaattgttccttgttttattccccttattgttagtaaaatgaaactgtattatacatatatatttcaaatcataaaaatcatagcttactttttcttttattatactttcattgcTTATGCTTCGCTTATAATCTTCTCTGTTTAAAAATAGCTACCAGAAGAAAAGGATCattataaatcattataattcttaattttaattatcttcgttTAAGGTTATAAACTAACAAACGAAAGATATGTCGTCAAAAGCAACAGAGTattggaaaggaaaagagtgagaagatattacaattatattgcattaaaGAAACATGATTAAATGTTGTGCAATTTGGTTATAGGCTATTGGTTGTTCAGGATATTCAGGAATTATATCTCATGACTTTGGTAGACGATCCTACACCTTCATATCGGTGgagatttattaatgaaagataccgtataatagaatttcaaagCCAAACTTTTTGTACTGCATCGTGTAATGGATATCTAATGAATCGCGTAATATCTGCAAGGAACCATGGGTCGCAAATGAATCGTTCTTTCAGAATATGATCTTAAAGTTCCATTGGCTCTTATTGAAATCTATCTATTGAAATTacattagaaaatgtttacatTTCCCAGTTAGATAAAAACTAAGTAATGCCATATTAATGAACGAACAGAAAGCTATTCCTTTGAATATATGATAATCTACGCTAAATAGAATGAAGCATCTAACTTTATCATTTCAAACATCATTACAAAATGATTTACTTTATGGAAAAATCTTTcgcataaaaattgaatagcgTTGAAGAGAATACGATTTGGTATGTGGAACTGCAGAAACGTTAACTACTCTTCGATTTCGATGTTTTCGAATATGTTgtagaaatcgatatttcaaataagcTTTTCCTATATAAGAAGTGAATTCGCTTAGTTTCCGGGATATTCGCGAAAAACTACCGACATCGCTACAGTGAATTCTGCATCTGCAGTTGTGCAACTGTGACAGCGTATGCGTTAGTTTGGTTACCGATTGCCGGTCACTTATCTTCTCTTTGGAAACGAGGGTAGGGCGGCTTCGTAGCCTAGAGGCTTCGTGCACAACGTACACATGCGAGGCTGCAAGAGTCCGTTATAACCGGTAACTTATAACTcgattaaaagtaaatatcatcaatgtattgggttcaaatattaaataattaaataattgttaatgtaCAAAAGGTAAGTGACCGACGACTGGCAACCAGACCGACGCATACGCCGCTCTCGCAGATGAACAACTATAAGCAGAAGTACAGTATAATCGAGCCGGTAGTTTCTTaccaatatattgaaaattaaacaagtTCAATCTTTATATACAGTATAGTAAATAGGTAaaagttgtttaaaatatttctgcaaCATATCCAAAAATCATAGAAATCCGAGGGTAGATAACGTTTCTACAGTTTCAccctatataccgttatatattgcatacaatattatacgtatataacaataataataatattataaggt comes from Bombus fervidus isolate BK054 chromosome 18, iyBomFerv1, whole genome shotgun sequence and encodes:
- the LOC139996739 gene encoding baculoviral IAP repeat-containing protein 7-B-like, translated to MLHISNIQPVLPQYEESPEHEESSDDSISSDVIQIPIPAYTNRWHRYRHRYRMPEPMINPVSSVPSTSRGIRKHHGDFRFEAARLWSFRNWLVPLVDPASLAAAGFYYTGKMDRVKCFVCRVVVSHWLEGRTPMQVHEIWSPECRFVRNEDCGNVPIGTHPDEIQPTERRNGNILCRYGLEYSQSFDFNDHRFVTDAEDPTAYDLSRLGLKKVKKPKHLDYITYQSRLNSFSTFTDTSMNKELLADAGFYYNERDRMSICYHCGLGVVSWSPGENPWDRHAIWSSSCCYLITVRGHQFVNDLRQQNIYENYEEEPIVDDDTRSDSEEETNEMTLVEKFGYKLTNERYVVKSNRVLERKRAIGCSGYSGIISHDFGRRSYTFISVEIY